Proteins from one Alphaproteobacteria bacterium genomic window:
- a CDS encoding phospholipase D-like domain-containing protein, translating to MRAISVYKVKSILVACLVGIFCLSGCIATSTKAAQGSPQKEKQYALKADYNTIIGKSIIEGRNANPGKSAFRLITKGSEAFFGRVAMIRFAEHSLDLQYYIVEDDLTGSMLLEEILRAADRGVRVRLLVDSLAVSKVHGEVSLLSSHPNISIRVFNPVVLQDESFVLRMTTWVFDFERANKRMHNKALIADNLTAIIGGRNLGDQYFDASADYNFSDMDVMAAGPVVSKISHSFDNYWNSDPAYDLTVAEDIITDAEALKNIRLTLDKRWKKAVASDTGGKVEKSLNLWKQEGKLA from the coding sequence ATGCGTGCAATATCTGTCTACAAAGTGAAATCAATTCTTGTTGCGTGTCTTGTAGGCATATTCTGCTTATCGGGCTGTATCGCCACCTCAACTAAAGCGGCGCAAGGAAGCCCACAAAAAGAAAAACAATATGCACTAAAAGCTGATTACAACACCATCATTGGCAAAAGCATCATCGAAGGGCGCAATGCAAACCCCGGAAAATCTGCATTCCGGTTAATCACTAAAGGAAGCGAAGCCTTCTTTGGACGTGTGGCAATGATTCGTTTTGCAGAGCATAGCTTAGATTTACAATATTATATTGTAGAAGATGACCTCACGGGCAGCATGCTGCTGGAGGAAATTCTGCGCGCGGCAGACAGGGGGGTGCGTGTCAGGCTGCTTGTTGATTCGCTGGCAGTAAGCAAGGTGCATGGCGAAGTATCGCTTTTATCCAGTCATCCAAATATATCCATCCGCGTGTTCAATCCGGTAGTGTTGCAAGATGAATCGTTTGTGTTGCGCATGACAACATGGGTATTTGATTTTGAACGTGCCAATAAACGCATGCACAATAAAGCGCTTATTGCCGATAACTTAACGGCGATTATTGGAGGGCGCAATTTGGGCGATCAATATTTTGATGCCAGTGCCGATTATAATTTTAGCGATATGGATGTGATGGCGGCTGGGCCTGTGGTTTCAAAGATATCTCATAGTTTTGATAACTACTGGAATAGTGATCCTGCCTATGATTTAACGGTTGCCGAAGATATTATAACTGATGCAGAGGCCTTAAAAAACATTCGCCTTACGCTGGATAAGCGGTGGAAAAAAGCCGTGGCAAGCGATACTGGTGGCAAAGTTGAGAAATCGCTCAATTTATGGAAACAGGAAGGGAAACTGGCATT
- a CDS encoding NAD-dependent succinate-semialdehyde dehydrogenase, translating to MKIENKSLLRQQCFVGGKWINAEHEKTIEVFNPATQAVIGTDPHLGRADTAKAITFANNAWPQWRSKTGEERGAILRKWYELLLKNKNDLAIIMSSEQGKPLSESLGEVEYAASFLEWFAEEAKRLDGDVIASPQKDKRLFAIRQPVGVVAAITPWNFPYAMLTRKVGPALAAGCTVVAKPAKATPFSALALAVLAEEAGVPAGVFNVVTGDAKDIGAEFTENPIIRKISFTGSTEVGKLLMRGSADHVKKISLELGGNAPFIVFDDADIDAAVEGCIASKFRNTGQTCVCANRIYVQDAVYDEFAKKLMNKVSTLTVGAWDEKDVAQGPLINQAAFKKVQQHVEDVVKKGGKVLIGGKSHAKGGTFYEPTILSDVPDNALPACEETFGPVAPLYRFKSESDVIEKANNTPFGLAAYFYSGDMARIWRVAEAIESGMVGVNTGMISTAVAPFGGVKESGLGREGSKYGIEEYVEIKYIMLGGLEN from the coding sequence ATGAAGATTGAAAACAAAAGCCTTTTAAGGCAGCAATGCTTTGTTGGTGGAAAATGGATTAACGCAGAGCATGAAAAAACTATTGAAGTTTTCAACCCTGCAACACAAGCGGTGATTGGCACGGATCCTCACTTAGGGCGGGCAGATACGGCAAAAGCCATTACTTTTGCGAATAATGCGTGGCCACAATGGCGCAGCAAAACTGGCGAAGAGCGCGGAGCAATATTACGTAAGTGGTACGAGCTTTTGCTTAAAAATAAAAATGATTTAGCCATTATAATGTCGAGCGAGCAGGGTAAGCCGCTTAGCGAATCACTGGGTGAAGTGGAGTATGCAGCATCTTTTTTAGAGTGGTTTGCAGAAGAAGCCAAACGCCTAGATGGCGATGTGATTGCCAGCCCACAAAAAGATAAACGCTTATTTGCAATTCGCCAACCGGTGGGTGTGGTGGCCGCAATTACTCCCTGGAATTTTCCTTATGCCATGCTCACACGTAAAGTTGGACCAGCACTGGCAGCGGGCTGCACTGTGGTAGCTAAACCCGCTAAAGCAACGCCGTTTTCGGCTTTAGCATTGGCTGTTTTGGCAGAAGAAGCAGGCGTTCCCGCAGGAGTGTTTAACGTGGTGACGGGCGATGCCAAGGATATAGGCGCAGAGTTTACCGAGAATCCTATTATACGTAAAATTTCATTTACAGGCTCTACGGAAGTTGGAAAGCTGCTCATGCGCGGAAGTGCCGATCATGTGAAAAAGATCAGTTTGGAATTGGGTGGCAACGCACCATTTATCGTGTTTGATGATGCAGATATCGACGCTGCAGTAGAAGGCTGTATTGCCTCCAAGTTTCGCAATACCGGCCAAACCTGCGTGTGTGCAAACCGCATTTACGTGCAAGATGCTGTATACGATGAATTTGCAAAGAAGCTCATGAATAAAGTTTCCACGTTAACGGTGGGAGCGTGGGATGAAAAAGATGTCGCTCAAGGGCCATTGATCAACCAAGCCGCGTTCAAAAAAGTGCAGCAACATGTGGAAGATGTGGTCAAAAAAGGAGGCAAGGTGCTGATAGGTGGCAAAAGCCATGCAAAAGGCGGAACGTTTTATGAGCCTACCATTTTAAGCGATGTACCAGATAATGCATTGCCCGCATGTGAAGAAACCTTCGGCCCCGTTGCCCCGTTGTATCGGTTTAAAAGTGAATCAGATGTCATTGAAAAGGCGAATAATACTCCATTTGGATTGGCGGCGTATTTCTATTCTGGAGATATGGCGCGTATATGGCGAGTTGCTGAAGCAATCGAATCTGGCATGGTGGGAGTGAATACAGGAATGATTTCAACCGCCGTTGCTCCCTTTGGCGGCGTTAAAGAATCTGGTTTAGGGCGCGAGGGTTCGAAATACGGCATAGAAGAATATGTAGAAATAAAATATATCATGCTGGGTGGGCTGGAAAATTAA
- a CDS encoding GAF domain-containing protein: MLQSFGSQPIPQNEDLRLSTLHATKLLDSPEEEEYNAITRIAKAYFNTPVTLISLVDAKRQWFKAKCGLEASETPREISFCTHAIMKSNVMVVPDAAADKRFKENPLVKGEPNIRFYAGAPVIIPDGIILGTLCLIDTKPNPNFSKEDEAVLADMALLVASLAEHSLYKHAYLKQ; this comes from the coding sequence ATGCTTCAATCATTTGGCTCGCAGCCTATACCGCAAAATGAAGACTTACGCCTATCCACTTTACATGCAACTAAGTTATTAGATAGCCCTGAAGAAGAAGAATATAACGCTATTACCCGTATTGCTAAGGCCTACTTCAACACCCCCGTTACTTTAATTAGCTTGGTTGATGCAAAACGCCAATGGTTCAAAGCAAAATGTGGGTTAGAAGCCAGCGAAACCCCTAGAGAAATTTCGTTTTGCACCCATGCAATTATGAAATCCAATGTTATGGTGGTGCCAGATGCCGCTGCAGACAAGCGTTTTAAAGAAAATCCTTTGGTAAAAGGCGAGCCTAATATTCGTTTTTATGCCGGGGCGCCTGTAATTATTCCCGATGGAATCATTCTGGGTACATTATGTCTGATTGACACCAAACCCAACCCTAATTTTTCTAAAGAAGATGAAGCGGTGTTGGCCGACATGGCGCTTTTAGTAGCAAGCTTGGCAGAACATAGTTTGTATAAACACGCTTACCTTAAACAATAG
- the fliB gene encoding flagellin lysine-N-methylase, giving the protein MPTKPKTVLMSDYASKFVCIGATCEDTCCTGWSIDVDEETHAKYLRKRGLKDVSFTSADNNHFMRCDSNTGYCEQNNEGWCNIQQQHGEEYLSETCYFFPRTLRKIDDQLFMGISLSCPEAAKSVLLGNTPLIQRTASVMERKIKKVPNRAPQYLNFEMAMEIHTQIITALQNPDLTIDQQIGRLIALCYALSETEQISWHAATTFYMNSLAPSPPSPPRTVDNIHILLGLFSVAVTLESQFHPRLYRTIRDIEKSLHVQLHWENGVLDYRPDNTEAVDALLASWPKYKPHYEDFFRKWLINYAINNVLPFAGLGVSPKEQAYFLVIYYASLRLAVMSACYLKEAPISEDEVVRIFQSISRLYDQIVDAEIFFTTFDDPHWKHESSLRAIIGI; this is encoded by the coding sequence ATGCCCACCAAACCAAAAACTGTTTTAATGAGCGATTACGCCAGTAAGTTTGTTTGCATTGGTGCAACATGCGAAGACACCTGCTGTACTGGATGGTCGATTGATGTTGATGAAGAAACACATGCAAAATATCTGCGTAAACGCGGATTGAAAGACGTTAGCTTTACATCTGCTGACAATAATCATTTTATGCGTTGCGACAGCAACACAGGCTATTGCGAGCAGAATAATGAGGGTTGGTGCAATATTCAGCAGCAACATGGCGAAGAATATTTAAGTGAAACCTGTTATTTTTTTCCACGGACTCTTCGTAAAATTGACGATCAGCTATTTATGGGCATTAGTCTTTCCTGTCCTGAAGCTGCAAAATCGGTATTACTTGGAAACACTCCCCTTATTCAACGTACGGCTTCTGTTATGGAGCGGAAAATAAAAAAAGTTCCTAATCGCGCCCCTCAATATTTGAATTTTGAGATGGCAATGGAAATTCACACACAAATTATAACCGCATTACAAAATCCAGACCTGACTATTGACCAGCAGATTGGGCGGTTGATTGCGCTGTGCTATGCCCTTTCGGAAACAGAGCAAATTAGCTGGCATGCAGCTACCACATTTTATATGAACAGCCTCGCGCCCTCTCCTCCATCTCCCCCCAGGACTGTAGATAATATTCATATTTTATTGGGTTTATTTTCTGTTGCCGTCACACTGGAGTCACAATTCCATCCACGCTTATATCGCACCATTCGCGATATCGAAAAATCATTGCATGTACAGCTGCATTGGGAAAATGGTGTATTAGATTACAGGCCTGACAACACCGAGGCGGTGGATGCTTTGTTGGCCTCGTGGCCGAAGTATAAACCGCATTACGAGGATTTTTTCAGAAAATGGCTTATAAATTATGCAATTAACAACGTTTTGCCTTTTGCAGGGCTAGGAGTATCTCCCAAAGAACAAGCGTATTTTCTGGTGATATATTATGCTTCGCTACGCTTGGCGGTTATGTCGGCGTGCTATCTTAAAGAAGCACCTATTAGCGAAGATGAAGTAGTACGCATTTTTCAATCTATCTCGCGTTTATACGATCAAATTGTGGATGCCGAAATATTTTTTACCACCTTTGATGATCCTCACTGGAAACATGAAAGCAGCTTACGCGCTATCATAGGCATTTAA
- a CDS encoding potassium/proton antiporter, translating into MEFSNTLFFIGAIIVLSSVFVGQLSSRIGSPILLTYLCVGIFFGEDGPGGIQFDDIETAFTVCSLALAIILFDGGVRTPMRIFKASLANALLLSTLGVLATASITGAFAAWVLDVDLIYGLLLGAIVASTDAAAVFLLLQQRGIQLAHKVKYTLEVESGINDPMAVFLTITCVELLKNDISVGWAPFLFLFMKQMLIGLFAGIAGGHGMTYMLKRLKLDAGLYPIVTLAFGLLIYGGANLMGGSGFLAVYLAGLTFAASGYARMTIIKQFSDGLAWMAQLIMMLVLGLLVTPSQLLQYLAPALWVSMALLFVARPAGVWVCMLGSGFKWQEKTFISWVGLRGAVPIYLALIPAMAGIPSAHYYFNTAFIIVFISLLLQGWTVNPLAKKLGLITPD; encoded by the coding sequence GTGGAATTTTCCAATACGCTATTTTTTATTGGCGCAATCATTGTGCTATCGAGTGTCTTCGTAGGGCAACTATCGTCACGCATTGGCTCGCCAATCTTGCTAACATATTTATGCGTAGGTATTTTCTTCGGAGAAGATGGGCCGGGCGGCATACAATTCGACGATATAGAAACCGCATTCACAGTCTGCTCTTTGGCTTTGGCGATTATTTTGTTTGATGGTGGTGTGCGAACTCCCATGCGGATTTTTAAAGCAAGCTTAGCAAATGCTTTGTTGCTTTCAACTTTAGGTGTGTTGGCCACGGCAAGTATTACCGGCGCGTTTGCGGCGTGGGTTTTGGATGTGGATCTGATTTATGGCTTGCTACTTGGTGCAATTGTAGCTTCAACCGATGCCGCAGCGGTATTTTTGTTGTTGCAACAGCGTGGTATTCAGTTGGCGCATAAAGTGAAATATACGTTAGAAGTGGAATCCGGCATTAATGATCCTATGGCAGTGTTTTTAACCATCACTTGCGTGGAGCTTCTTAAAAATGATATATCAGTAGGTTGGGCGCCATTCTTATTTTTGTTCATGAAGCAAATGCTCATTGGTCTTTTTGCAGGCATTGCAGGTGGCCATGGCATGACCTATATGCTGAAACGCTTAAAACTCGATGCAGGCTTGTATCCTATCGTAACATTAGCATTTGGCTTGCTTATTTATGGCGGTGCTAACTTAATGGGTGGCAGCGGCTTTTTGGCGGTATATTTGGCGGGACTCACTTTTGCCGCAAGTGGTTATGCGCGCATGACCATTATCAAACAATTCAGCGATGGTCTTGCATGGATGGCGCAGCTTATTATGATGCTGGTGTTGGGCTTGTTGGTTACCCCTTCTCAATTGCTGCAATATCTTGCTCCGGCATTATGGGTAAGCATGGCCTTGCTTTTTGTGGCGCGTCCGGCAGGGGTGTGGGTATGTATGCTCGGTAGCGGCTTTAAATGGCAGGAAAAAACATTTATTTCATGGGTTGGGCTGCGTGGCGCAGTGCCGATATATCTTGCACTCATTCCTGCCATGGCAGGAATACCCAGCGCGCATTATTACTTTAATACCGCATTTATCATTGTGTTTATTTCGTTGTTATTGCAGGGCTGGACAGTTAACCCACTAGCTAAAAAGCTGGGACTCATCACGCCCGATTAA
- a CDS encoding cupredoxin domain-containing protein, which produces MIINIKVNHEAFLSVSLAAITLATFSLPALAAEEFTIVIKDHKFTPETLEVPTGKKIKLIVKNEDPTPEEFESHDLMREKIINGNSKGIVFIGPLEPGEYSYFGEFNMDTALGTIVAK; this is translated from the coding sequence ATGATAATCAATATCAAGGTAAACCATGAAGCATTTCTTAGCGTATCCTTAGCCGCCATCACACTGGCAACGTTTTCTCTGCCCGCATTGGCAGCAGAAGAATTTACCATTGTCATTAAAGATCATAAATTTACCCCAGAAACGCTGGAAGTACCCACTGGCAAGAAAATCAAACTAATTGTTAAGAACGAAGATCCCACACCCGAAGAATTTGAAAGCCATGATTTGATGCGCGAGAAAATCATCAACGGAAACAGTAAAGGCATTGTTTTCATCGGTCCATTAGAGCCAGGTGAATATAGCTATTTCGGTGAGTTCAATATGGACACCGCCTTAGGAACCATTGTAGCAAAGTAA